From Melitaea cinxia chromosome 16, ilMelCinx1.1, whole genome shotgun sequence, a single genomic window includes:
- the LOC123660870 gene encoding zinc finger CCCH domain-containing protein 14, whose translation MDVVGSEIGQKMRSAIKAKLTELGCYVDDELPDYVMVMVANKRTRAQMEDDLQLFLGDNTELFVNWLHQVLKKLQEVTVTAPLKDLEKKKERSTSKDRKDKKDKDKSKKAESSKKSKKKEKEKKSKKKDEKKSSKHKKKTKHEMIRPNIPPLLMNMEKESEPSITDVFAGQILKNHGISLESYKDDPKQIEKKIVINELKRPIVPIIDPATISSQIETTSTLENNQKNSDETNETPAVANPRDDNIKEMNKIEAKIQGLRQKLVEQMDSISDDEDFLNIRTEAEELMNDFAEDVFQEISQPPPVTPPLKPTKTLTPIQQPLHQKPNLPKEPETLPQIELNLPKRSIRERLGTREPTVTSQEVKENLSTKKAESPERFTPEKEMEIRPQVKSAKSRLGNQSEPQRKHSVSEETSEKSESTSKRLTSKVSSIEGRCASVVRVRPRPRGAVPASSLLLRAVADAHKSLLSIPPKVDHETQKVKRALVLPMRRAVETQKIVIQVPVDTHSDSQEDIIRLGEMDSEGDDKTPKNTKKDVHNPHNITKVINNTEYNSNRTNRQDNNLLETITVHNTTVDKDKGTQFIVTMDGYHPNAFLAKKLMTEGLLDEDDSTKKLIEPLKPKQKDTNQTKENVAITENNNETTSIDSKKRISSTSEESETQVIINKQEIQAEKRKTENNEESKVDDLQVPPVKKRKASPIIFDVDKKENEKDKERIRERTVSASSDSVTLNTSASTHKYDDLPPLNQTERKPVWCRTFPLCRFGSSCAFQHPRCKFAAACTRRNCPYSHSPLAPLTAPTPLAPLAPLAPTVGVPLLASHVVPAANYKSISAVVPPSMCKFYPNCVNPACHYYHPKPCRFGKACTNKLECNFYHNDMPAKWKYSI comes from the exons ATGGATGTTGTCGGCAGTGAAATTGGTCAAAAGATGCGG TCTGCAATCAAGGCCAAGCTTACTGAACTGGGCTGTTATGTGG ATGATGAGTTACCTGACTACGTGATGGTGATGGTAGCAAATAAACGTACCAGGGCCCAGATGGAGGATGACTTACAATTATTTCTCGGTGACAATACTGAACTATTTGTGAATTGGTTACACCAGGTGCTTAAAAAACTTCAAGAAGTTACAGTGACGGCACCATTAA aagatcttgagaaaaagaaagaaagatctACATCTAAAGACAGAAAGGATAAAAAAGATAAAGATAAATCAAAGAAGGCCGAGTCTTctaaaaaatcaaagaaaaaggaaaaagaaaagaaatctaAAAAGAAAGATGAAAAGAAATCCAgtaaacataagaaaaaaacTAAGCATGAAATGATTCGTCCCAATATCCCACCTTTACTTATGAATATGGAGAAAGAATCTGAACCATCTATAACAGACGTATTTGCTGGTCAAATATTAAAGAATCATGGGATATCACTTGAATCATACAAAGATGATCcaaaacaaatagaaaaaaagattgtaattaatgaattaaaacgaCCAATAGTGCCTATAATTGATCCTGCTACTATATCTTCACAaattgaaacaacgtcaactttggaaaataatcaaaaaaattctGATGAAACAAATGAAACTCCGGCTGTAGCAAATCCTAGAGATGATAATATTAAGGAAATGAATAAGATTGAAGCGAAAATACAAGGATTAAGACAGAAATTAGTTGAACAAATGGATTCTATCTCAGACGATGAAGACTTTTTGAATATAAGAACTGAGGCAGAGGAACTAATGAATGATTTCGCGGAGGATGTTTTTCAG gaAATATCTCAACCTCCTCCAGTAACACCACCTTTAAAACCTACTAAAACACTAACACCCATCCAACAACCGTTACATCAAAAACCAAATTTACCCAAAGAACCAGAAACCCTTCCCCAGATAGAATTGAATCTACCCAAAAGGTCAATACGCGAGAGGTTGGGTACCCGCGAACCAACGGTTACGAGTCAAGAAGTAAAGGAaaatttatcaacaaaaaaagcAGAGAGTCCTGAAAG GTTTACTCCTGAAAAGGAAATGGAAATTCGCCCTCAGGTCAAGTCTGCAAAGAGTCGATTAGGAAACCAGAGTGAACCACAAAGGAAACATTCTGTCTCGGAGGAAACCTCTGAGAAATCAGAGTCCACCTCAAAGAGACTGACTTCAAA GGTGTCGTCAATAGAGGGCCGCTGCGCGTCCGTGGTGCGCGTGCGGCCGCGGCCGCGCGGCGCCGTGCCCGCCTCCAGCCTGCTGCTGCGGGCCGTGGCCGACGCGCACAAGAGCCTGCTCAGT ATACCACCAAAGGTAGATCACGAAACGCAAAAAGTTAAGCGTGCGTTAGTACTGCCAATGCGACGCGCGGTGGAAACGCAAAAGATAGTCATACAAGTGCCCGTGGACACGCACTCAGACAGCCAGGAAGACATTATACGCTTGGGCGAGATGGACAGTGAGGGAGATGATAAAACACCcaa AAACACAAAGAAGGATGTCCACAATCCtcataatataacaaaagttaTTAACAATACTGAATATAATTCAAATAGAACGAATCGCCAAGACAATAACCTTCTAGAGACCAT CACCGTTCATAACACTACAGTCGATAAAGACAAAGGAACACAATTCATTGTCACAATGGATGGCTATCACCCGAACGCATTTCTAGCTAAGAAATTAATGACAGAAGGCCTCTTAGACGAGGATGATtctactaaaaaattaatagaaccATTAAAACCTAAGCAAAAAGACACTAATCAAACTAAAGAAAATGTAGCaataacagaaaataataatgaaaccacGTCAATTGATTCTAAGAAAAGAATATCTAGTACAAGCGAAGAAAGTGAGACTCAAGTAATTATTAACAAACAAGAAATTCAAGCTGAAAAGAGAAAGACAGAGAATAATGAAGAATCTAAAGTCGACGACCTTCAGGTACCTCCAGTTAAGAAAAGAAAAGCTTCGCCAATAATATTTGATGTTGACAAGAAAGAGAATGAGAAAGATAAAGAGAGGATAAGAGAGAGAACTGTTAGCGCCAGTAGTGATAGTGTGACGCTGAATACAAGCGCTAGTACCCATAAATACGATGATTTACCTCCGT taaatcAAACGGAACGTAAGCCGGTATGGTGTCGTACGTTCCCGCTTTGCCGCTTCGGATCATCGTGTGCCTTTCAACACCCGCGCTGCAAGTTCGCGGCCGCCTGTACACGTCGCAACTGTCCCTACTCGCACTCGCCCCTGGCGCCCCTCACCGCTCCGACGCCCCTCGCGCCCCTCGCCCCCCTCGCCCCGACTGTTGGGGTGCCCCTGCTTG CGTCTCACGTGGTACCGGCAGCAAATTACAAATCGATATCAGCGGTGGTACCTCCCAGTATGTGCAAGTTCTACCCAAACTGCGTGAATCCCGCCTGCCACTATTACCACCCTAAACCCTGCAGATTCGGCAAGGCTTGCACAAACAAACTCGAGTGCAATTTCTACCATAATGATATGCCTGCTAAATGGAAATATtctatttag